One genomic window of Rhizomicrobium sp. includes the following:
- a CDS encoding response regulator, with protein METGEFDIVLTDIHMPGMDGIEATRAIRAYETATGRRRTPIVALTADALETGKRACKDAGMDGFLTKPVDPAQLDDMFNVFFPPAPITTAAA; from the coding sequence ATGGAGACCGGCGAATTCGACATCGTGCTGACCGACATTCACATGCCCGGCATGGACGGGATCGAGGCGACGCGGGCGATCCGCGCCTATGAGACCGCGACCGGGCGGCGGCGCACCCCGATCGTCGCCCTGACGGCGGATGCGCTGGAAACCGGCAAGCGGGCTTGCAAAGACGCGGGCATGGATGGTTTTCTGACCAAACCCGTCGACCCCGCCCAGCTGGATGACATGTTCAACGTCTTCTTCCCGCCTGCGCCGATCACCACCGCCGCGGCATGA